One part of the Lytechinus pictus isolate F3 Inbred chromosome 3, Lp3.0, whole genome shotgun sequence genome encodes these proteins:
- the LOC135153455 gene encoding inhibitor of growth protein 3-like — translation MALRKKGSSNLDSHKSSSSSSSQQHQQQTQQQQGVELTPLSEPLAEQPAEDTTQTYDWTFDPNEPRYCLCNQVSYGEMVGCDNPKCPIEWFHYGCVGITNPPKGKWFCPQCASAMKRREKKDPPPSSSSSHKQK, via the exons ATGGCTTT gAGGAAGAAGGGTAGCAGCAATTTAGATTC ACACAAGAGTTCATCGAGCTCAAGCAGTCAACAACATCAGCAACAGACACAGCAGCAGCAAGGAGTAGAACTAACTCCACTTTCAGAACCTTTAGCAGAACAACCAGCTGAAGATACCACACAGACATATGATTGGACTTTTGATCCTAATGAACCTAGATACTGCTTGTGTAACCAGGTCTCTTATGGTGAAATGGTGGGATGTGACAACCCCAAG TGTCCGATTGAATGGTTCCATTATGGTTGTGTAGGGATCACCAACCCACCTAAGGGCAAGTGGTTCTGTCCACAATGTGCCTCAGCCATGAAACGTAGAGAAAAAAAGGatccaccaccatcgtcatcatcgtctcACAAGCAGAAATGA